One Vespa crabro chromosome 1, iyVesCrab1.2, whole genome shotgun sequence genomic region harbors:
- the LOC124432502 gene encoding uncharacterized protein LOC124432502 gives MENVYVIKVKTKPALSSLYPSERRYSASTVGGLALVHFGLGALSLLLGTLALSVQGAILSIACLVPFVAGLLAWRRWYIDRNITIFFSANLFSLLAAVLCLVVTILDIAAVAETNNGSLWPMEKILRSSSNPFVIDNNNNVTALVEETTMKVEKYVNESDRGLAYDDLKGESSILYERTMPISGNELEKESENKSKEVPLDRDKVLSFWRKDRIGESSQTETLLKVNVLVASLLEVFWSLLSAKIALRGMMNRFPDIDYGNNNVVNDNDSKRVASAGHKRKHPPPPRPDILDHDHGLSDSALNINSMSSVQSAAPNPALPLPESSREFRERVERFLANQAALRIVEGSCT, from the coding sequence ATGGAAAACGTTTACGTGATAAAAGTGAAGACGAAGCCGGCTCTCTCGTCGTTGTACCCGTCGGAACGACGTTATTCGGCTTCGACCGTCGGTGGGCTTGCCCTGGTACATTTTGGCTTAGGCGCCCTTTCGCTACTTCTAGGCACCCTGGCGCTCTCCGTTCAGGgagcgatattatcgatagcCTGTTTGGTACCGTTCGTCGCGGGACTCTTAGCCTGGAGAAGGTGGTACATCGATCGAAATAtaaccattttcttttctgcaAATCTCTTCTCGTTGCTGGCGGCCGTTCTTTGCCTCGTCGTGACCATCCTCGATATCGCTGCTGTTGCGGAGACCAATAATGGATCTCTCTGGCCTATGGAAAAGATTCTTCGTAGTTCGAGCAATCCTTtcgttatcgataataataacaacgtcacTGCTCTCGTCGAAGAGACCACGATGAAAGTAGAGAAATACGTTAACGAAAGCGACAGGGGACTTGCCTACGACGATCTCAAGGGAGAAAGTTCTATATTGTACGAAAGAACCATGCCAATCTCGGGTAATGAGCTGGAAAAGGAATCGGAAAATAAGAGCAAAGAAGTACCCCTTGACAGAGACAAAGTTTTATCCTTTTGGCGAAAGGATCGGATCGGCGAATCCTCGCAGACGGAAACGCTACTTAAGGTGAACGTACTCGTTGCTTCTCTTTTGGAAGTATTTTGGTCCCTTCTCAGTGCCAAGATAGCTCTACGTGGTATGATGAATCGATTTCCGGACATTGATTACGGTAACAACAATGTCGTTAACGACAACGATTCGAAGAGGGTCGCTTCTGCGGGACACAAGAGAAAGCATCCACCACCACCGAGACCGGATATATTGGATCACGATCATGGATTATCCGATAGCGCGTTAAATATCAATTCTATGAGCTCCGTTCAAAGCGCTGCACCGAATCCTGCACTTCCCTTACCCGAATCTAGCAGAGAGTTTCGTGAAAGGGTCGAAAGATTCTTAGCGAATCAAGCAGCTCTCAGAATCGTCGAGGGATCTTGTACGTAA